One stretch of Aquimarina sp. Aq107 DNA includes these proteins:
- a CDS encoding exopolysaccharide biosynthesis polyprenyl glycosylphosphotransferase, whose translation MHHKRGGYSYLIRPILIVIDLIILLVSSFYFLNEIVTNQLYVFLSIVWLISSYLLNFYEVYRFTKIVTVISLLIRQGLLILILLYAYFGLLKINFFSVKDTFNFIAITISSVGVVKVITYYALRRYRSYLGGNNRRVIIIGNNKSAQQLKMFFEKRKDLGYQVLEVFSDQLSNKIEDSFEFLKNEDVDEIYCSIDEISDEVVNEYVKYADQNYSVLKFIPNSQRIFSKRLKTDYYEYLPVLSIPEVSLNSATNRAIKRGFDIVFSLLVIILVLSWLIPLLYILIKLESKGPLIYSHRRNGINYKEFVCYKFRSMRDENFSDLVQVKKEDHRVTRIGRFIRRTSIDELPQFFNVLFGDMSVVGPRPHMISYTKDYGKRIDKYNFVFRHSVKPGITGMAQVKGYRGEVENDEDIVNRIKYDIFYIENWSLLLDSKIILDTILNVIKGQEKAY comes from the coding sequence ATGCATCATAAAAGAGGAGGATATTCATATTTAATCAGACCAATACTTATTGTTATTGATCTGATTATTTTATTAGTTTCTTCTTTTTATTTTTTAAATGAAATTGTTACTAATCAGCTTTATGTTTTTTTATCAATTGTTTGGTTGATTTCTTCCTACTTATTAAATTTTTATGAAGTATATCGATTTACTAAGATAGTTACAGTTATTTCACTTTTAATCCGGCAAGGGTTATTAATTCTCATACTTTTATATGCTTACTTCGGATTACTTAAAATAAATTTCTTTTCTGTAAAAGATACTTTTAATTTCATTGCAATAACTATTTCTTCGGTTGGTGTTGTTAAGGTGATTACATATTATGCTCTTAGAAGATATCGTTCTTATTTGGGCGGAAATAACAGAAGAGTAATTATTATTGGAAACAATAAGAGTGCTCAACAATTAAAAATGTTTTTTGAGAAAAGAAAAGATCTAGGTTATCAGGTCTTAGAGGTGTTTTCAGATCAACTTAGTAATAAGATTGAGGATAGTTTTGAGTTTTTAAAAAATGAGGATGTAGATGAAATATATTGCTCAATAGATGAAATTTCTGATGAAGTGGTGAATGAATATGTAAAATATGCAGATCAGAATTATAGTGTTCTTAAGTTTATACCTAATTCACAACGTATTTTTTCTAAACGTCTTAAAACCGATTATTATGAATACTTACCTGTTTTATCAATTCCAGAGGTATCATTAAATAGTGCAACAAATAGAGCAATTAAAAGAGGTTTTGATATTGTATTTTCTTTATTGGTCATCATTTTGGTGCTTTCTTGGTTAATCCCTTTGTTATATATTTTAATAAAACTTGAATCTAAAGGTCCATTAATTTATAGTCATAGACGTAATGGAATTAATTACAAAGAATTTGTTTGTTATAAGTTTAGATCAATGAGAGATGAAAATTTTTCTGATCTTGTTCAAGTCAAAAAAGAGGATCATCGAGTTACCAGAATAGGTCGTTTTATAAGAAGAACCAGTATAGACGAGTTACCACAATTTTTTAATGTGCTTTTTGGTGATATGTCCGTTGTTGGACCAAGACCTCATATGATTTCTTATACCAAGGATTACGGTAAAAGAATAGACAAATATAATTTTGTGTTCCGTCATTCAGTAAAACCGGGCATTACAGGAATGGCACAAGTAAAAGGATACAGAGGAGAAGTTGAAAATGATGAGGATATTGTCAATAGGATCAAGTACGATATTTTCTATATAGAAAATTGGTCATTATTGTTAGACTCAAAAATTATACTTGATACAATATTAAATGTCATTAAAGGTCAAGAGAAAGCATATTAG
- a CDS encoding UDP-glucuronic acid decarboxylase family protein, whose amino-acid sequence MKKVLITGAAGFLGSHLCDRFINEEYHVIGMDNLITGDLKNIEHLFKLKNFEFYNHDVSKFVHIPGNLDYILHFASPASPIDYLKIPIQTLKVGSLGTHNLLGLAKEKNARILIASTSEVYGDPLVHPQTEDYYGNVNTIGPRGVYDEAKRFQESITMAYHTYHKIETRIVRIFNTYGPRMRLNDGRVVPAFIGQALRGEDLTVFGDGSQTRSFCYVDDLIEGIYRLLFSDYVYPVNIGNPNEITISDFAEEIIGLTGTNQKVIYKPLPVNDPLQRQPDITRAKEILDWEPKVDRSKGMKQTLEYFKSLSKEELYRSEHKDFSSYS is encoded by the coding sequence ACATCTTTGTGATCGTTTTATTAATGAAGAGTATCACGTTATTGGAATGGATAATTTGATAACAGGTGATTTAAAAAATATAGAGCATCTCTTTAAATTAAAAAACTTTGAGTTTTATAATCACGATGTTTCAAAGTTTGTTCATATTCCTGGTAACTTAGATTATATATTACATTTCGCTTCTCCAGCAAGCCCAATAGATTATCTTAAAATCCCTATTCAAACCTTAAAGGTCGGATCTCTAGGAACACATAATTTACTTGGTTTAGCTAAAGAGAAAAACGCAAGGATATTAATAGCATCAACTAGTGAGGTATATGGTGATCCATTAGTCCACCCTCAAACCGAAGATTATTATGGTAATGTGAATACTATTGGACCACGTGGGGTGTATGATGAGGCAAAGAGGTTTCAGGAATCCATAACTATGGCATATCATACTTATCATAAAATAGAAACAAGAATCGTACGTATTTTTAATACCTATGGACCTAGAATGCGATTAAATGATGGAAGAGTAGTTCCAGCTTTTATTGGACAAGCTTTAAGAGGAGAAGATCTTACCGTTTTTGGTGATGGTTCTCAAACACGTTCTTTTTGTTATGTTGACGATTTAATAGAAGGAATTTATCGATTACTATTTAGTGATTACGTATATCCCGTTAATATTGGAAATCCAAATGAAATCACAATTAGTGATTTTGCAGAAGAGATTATTGGACTTACCGGAACTAATCAAAAGGTAATTTACAAGCCATTACCAGTTAATGATCCTTTACAAAGACAACCTGATATAACAAGAGCAAAAGAAATATTGGATTGGGAACCAAAGGTGGATAGGTCTAAAGGAATGAAGCAAACCTTAGAGTATTTTAAAAGTCTCTCTAAGGAGGAATTATATAGAAGTGAACATAAAGATTTTTCATCTTATTCTTAA
- a CDS encoding O-antigen ligase, which produces MFYKHDDSLVLTIFWNSLYIAFLLLPLGINLPTPFFIVSIGLGLVNIFQSRKKFVLENKILLLFPLYFIIMLSSLIYTDNIFGGLNLLQRSLSLLLFPVIFLFVKEDASSVRKLFDFLLLGLIISFFINFSIAIFNAMSIIKGGFSLEISMADLNTFLDAIINGWNYFIGDEFSKLINPSYLSLYILLVLSYYLKNSLDTKLRTAIVLILFLYLFLLASIAAYMILTVMSLLLIFNISDKSRKHTMIIMFLLGILVFVNNPRVFDFYAKVKDFGMTTEYANSTSEKARLLSWKSSAELIKEAPFLGYGIGDANDVLIKKYKELGYKYNFENKYNAHNQFLQTLLQTGVVGLGVLIFIFVVLGMRMKRSRNEFSVFLILFVSLVFESMLVRFNGIVFFSIIIPLLLKKRSILSSRIIRNTPI; this is translated from the coding sequence ATGTTTTACAAACATGATGATAGTTTGGTGCTTACTATTTTTTGGAATAGTTTATATATAGCATTTCTTTTACTACCGTTAGGAATTAATCTCCCTACACCATTTTTTATTGTTTCTATAGGTCTCGGATTAGTGAATATTTTTCAATCAAGGAAGAAATTTGTTTTAGAGAATAAAATCCTATTGTTATTCCCTTTGTATTTTATTATTATGCTATCTAGTTTAATATACACAGATAATATTTTTGGTGGATTAAACTTACTACAACGATCTTTATCATTGCTTTTGTTTCCTGTAATTTTTCTTTTTGTAAAAGAGGATGCGTCTTCTGTAAGAAAGCTATTTGATTTTTTGCTTTTAGGATTGATTATCTCATTTTTCATAAATTTTTCAATTGCAATTTTCAATGCAATGTCAATAATAAAAGGTGGGTTTTCTTTAGAAATTTCTATGGCAGATCTCAATACTTTTTTAGATGCAATTATAAATGGATGGAACTATTTTATAGGTGATGAGTTCTCTAAGCTGATTAATCCTAGTTATCTCTCATTGTACATATTATTAGTATTAAGTTATTATTTAAAAAATAGTTTAGACACAAAATTGAGAACCGCTATCGTTCTTATATTATTCTTATATCTGTTCTTATTGGCTTCTATAGCAGCATATATGATCCTTACGGTTATGTCTTTACTTTTAATTTTTAACATTTCTGATAAAAGTAGAAAGCATACAATGATTATTATGTTCCTTTTAGGAATTTTAGTGTTTGTCAATAATCCTCGTGTGTTTGATTTTTATGCAAAAGTTAAAGACTTTGGAATGACAACGGAATATGCTAATTCTACTTCAGAAAAAGCAAGACTATTATCTTGGAAATCTAGTGCTGAACTAATTAAAGAAGCACCATTTTTAGGTTATGGAATCGGTGATGCAAATGATGTATTGATTAAAAAATATAAAGAATTAGGGTATAAGTATAATTTTGAAAACAAATATAATGCTCATAATCAGTTTCTTCAGACATTACTTCAGACGGGAGTAGTTGGATTAGGAGTATTAATATTCATTTTTGTAGTTTTGGGAATGCGGATGAAAAGAAGTCGAAACGAGTTTTCAGTGTTTTTAATATTATTTGTTTCGCTTGTATTCGAATCCATGTTGGTACGATTTAATGGAATTGTATTTTTCTCTATTATAATTCCTCTATTACTTAAGAAAAGAAGCATTTTAAGCAGCAGAATCATACGAAATACTCCGATATAA